The Periophthalmus magnuspinnatus isolate fPerMag1 chromosome 15, fPerMag1.2.pri, whole genome shotgun sequence genomic sequence ATAGTAGCAAAGCTCTTCATTGACGCTATGGGAGCTGAGCACAAATCTCTTTACAATGGCACCATCGGCATCTGGAAGTTCTACTGGGCTAAAGGAatgaatgacaaaaaatattagttacggaaattacattacatacataaaatacatgtatgtaatgtaaataattACTCAATACACATATTTACCATGGTTTAAGAACATGAAGACTACCATTCCTCTCAATATTCCAAACTGTGAGCGTGGATTTGTCTAAAGCACAAATTTGAAGCCAATTCCAAGGGTTAAATACTAAAGAACATGTACTATTCCCACCACGTTCTTGTTGACAAAGTGGTGTTGCATTTTCCCAATTCCTGTTAAAAATATTTCGATACAAATATGAATCCATTATATTCTATAGAACAAGAAAGAAGAGCTTTTATTTAAGTTAACAACATTACCAGACTGTTATGGTGTAGTCTGGAAGAGAGGAACAGCTCACTAAATATGGCCCACCATCACTTAACGCCAAAGAAATATAGTCGAGACTGGATGATCCTAGAGTTtaaatatagtatagtataatatagattataaatttttttttaaagttttcaaTGTGTAGAGTACGTAGCTTGACCCATAACATACAGCTCACCTGCAAGCTCATTCTTTAACCCTAGTGAAGGATGACTGTGCACAAATATGGACGGGTTCAGCCCACGTGGAGAAAATGCAAATATTCCACTGTTTCCATTTGCAGTGAATACACTAACACCTCTGCCCGGACAATGAagtatagtttgttttttactattcaaatctaaaaaataaatataatttccACATGGGTATCCTATGGTGTTTCTGTCGACAAAGTACACGTCCTTATTTGTAAATCCTTGTATCCACCTGTAAGTCACGTCAAAATGTTAGCTAGCCTACAATATTATCGCTCAAACGTCACTATAATCACAAAATGTGTGCATTGTTAGACATATATTATTTACCTGACTTTTGCACAGGCAGAAAAATCCATTGCAGGAGTTAAACGTACACTTTAAACTAAATTCATAAACTTTTACTCCCTTACTGTTAAGTCTTAACTTAATGTTTGGTATGTTTATGTCAGTTCGTTACCAGGACAACGGGGACACGCCCCCGGCAGCGTGATTGGCCACAGCTTTGATGACGCACTCATAAAGGAAGTAAAGGCCTCACAAATTTAGGAATGTGCCATATAAAAACGTCTGCTTCTGTCTTCCGCAGTCACggttttaagtatttcatttatttaacatttataaTTGTACTGAGCCACATAAACAACAATGATCACGGAGAAGTGCCTCGCTAAAGGTAACCCAGTTTAGGCTGTTTCTAAGGgtcttcatttatttaaatgctATTTTTGCATTGAAAAAAGTAGCCTATATTTGTACAGAGACtaattatttttgcaatatGTTGTATTCGCGTTGTTTtaatttcagtgtgtgtgtctcataGGCCATACATTTACAGCTTTTGTAAATTTAGATGCATAATATGCTACAAAGTTGCAAAGTCAATGGTTGCCTGCTGATCAAAGTCATGGTCATTGTGCTTTGAGAACCTATTATCAGGGCAGGCTCTTAGCCATAAGGCCTAAAAAGGTGTGCAGCGCCACTCTGTGGGCACTAATCTGAAATGCACAGTTCCACCCTTGTATTacaagtttttgtttgttttttctaaatATTATGAGACATAGATAGTGACATATACTATGgttttctttctgttctttttttttttttttaacattcttccaggaagtgctccccctGGTCCTGTGCCTAAAGGCCACATTAGACTGTTCAGCATGAGGTTCTGCCCATTTGCCCAAAGGGCAAGGCTGGTGCTCAATGCCAAGGGGATTaagtatgttatttattttattgatttaggTTATTGGCcagtattttaagtattttatttgtttttataagacATGAAATCATTAACATCCACCTGAAGGAAAAACCAGACTGGTTTTTGGAGAAAAACCCTCTTGGACTTGTGCCTACTCTTGAGACCGAGGCTGGTGAGGTAGTGTCCGAGTCTTCCATCACCTGTGACTACCTGGATGAGGTCTACCCCCAGAAGAAACTGCTTCCTTCAACTCCTTTTGGAAAGGCTCAGCAGAAGATGATGCTGGAGCATTTTTCCAAGGTAAGTGTCAATGGTATGTATCTGTCAACAATAATCTTCAGCAAATTCTcacaaaattgtatttttccatAGGTGACTCCTTATTTCTACAAAATCACTCTGGCAAAGAAGGATGGTGAGGATATCTCTGGGCCTGTTATTGAACTGGAAGAAAAGTTTGTGAGGATGGATAAGGTGTGaagcacattttaatacatttaaaatgaactaccagacataaatgaaaataggttaaatttgtgtgtgttttctccaGGATCTGGTTAAAAAGAAGACCAAATTCTTTGGTGGTGATTCCATTACAATGATTGATTATATGATGTGGCCGTGGTTTGAAAGACTTGAGGCCTTTGATCTCAAACagtaagttttttttaattataattatttgtggattacattaaaataacaaagagTACAGCGACAATGACTACACTGACAAGATCATGGATCAGGCCTATATATCAGAAGGGCACCAAAACTCATTCTACTCCCAGTACTCAAATGGTCATTGTATTCTGTCGCCTTGTCTTTTAGTCTCCTGGATAGCACTCCTGAACTAAAAAAGTGGTATATCAGTATGTGGGAGGACCCTGCAGTCAAAGTTTCTTCAAGCAGCACTGAGAACCATAAGGCATTTTTAAAGTCTGCTTTTATTGATGGCAAACCAGACTATGACTTTGGCCTGTAAACACTGTGCTCTActtgtaaaaacacacatttatatgaaTTGTTTTTGATATCAAGATGCACTTAATTTCAACTattatgaataaaaaagtaaaacactaACCCAAactgtaattgtttttattattttctgtataGGGTAGCAATGTAAGACCTGCTTTTTCTTTGTCATTAAAATAAGGCATGTAGCGATTACTCAGTATAGCTTAGGCCTCAATTTTTGACAATGAGAAAGTAGTCAGGAGACTCAGGAAACTGGTTGTTGAATGCATCAGCTTCATCTCAGTGGTCAGCTTAAGATGGAAGTGATAGACCAGCTAATAGCATGTCAATAAACGCACATCAAGACTAATGCCGTATCTCTACTGTAGTTGCTCAGCTGAGGAGAATAGATAAGcccaaaaaatgaatttaaattatAAGTAGGCACTGGCAAAAATACAGCTAAACTGAGTAACTGTTCGGAggtagaaaagaaaaagaccTGCATAGCAGTTGTTTGGAGCtcctaattttattttaatggcaCCATAATGTGACATTTTGGGATCAAGGCCTGGCTGTCCCAGAGAAGGaggcagatggtgcagaggagcttGGTCTGTCTAGACGCAAGGAGAAGGCTTGGTCTGCTgttgcagaggaggaggcttGGTGTGGCTAGCTCAGAGGAGGAAAACTGGTCTGGCTGGTTGAGAAAAGAACAAGGCTTTGTCTGGCTGGCTAAGAGGAAGAAGCTCATCCTGGCTGGCCCAGAAGAGGTGGAGGTATGGTCTGACTGGCCGAGAGAAGAAGGAGGCTACATTTGGCTGGCTAAGAGGAGGAGGCTTGGTCAGGCTGGCCCAGAGTAGGAGGAGGCTGTTTGCTCTAGCCtggccagaggaggaggagggagaagaccaagcttcctcctcctcctctggcctGACAAGAGCAAACAGCCTCCTCCTACTCTGGGGCAGTCAGACCAAGCCTTCTCTTCGTGAAGTAttgagaagtgtgtattctgtatcccaggcaatttaaagaaaaaaacaatttctaaaaatatccaaaataccCTAATTGGCCTATGTCTACAAAATAAAGGGATACATTTAAATCAggatctttttaaaaaaatatttttttaaatttaaaattatttatgtAGCCTATATATTTTATGGGAAAATATTAACTGATGAAAAAAGCTAAGTAAACAAGaaaaagtttcaaattgatataacaaaatttaagatttttttcctatttaccTCACCTTGTTTTAGGTTTTAGCCtatttaatcaaacttaaatACATTCAATGGCAATATATATGCCTCTCTTTTCTTCTAAATTATTTtggtgcattatgggtaatgtGACATGTGTATCCTTGGTAAATTAACCACCTTCTAACAAAACGGAGGACACATGCCAGAGTAGTGAGTGATGACCTCATGGGTGTTGTGCAAACTATGGAATTGctattaactagtcacctggcaaatccacactatacacctctgtatttttaaacaggatatcggtctGGACACCACTCCCTCGTCATGCCTCGAGCCAGACAGTAGGCTACTTTGCAGTccgatttgtttatttcagtgacgcgtGAAACAAAGTTGGTCATTGGTCAActatcattttgaacacaaggaaaactcacctcaaagtttagtgtgttgctcactgaaacccaccaagacacaaggagaaacatgcaaactccacacataaaggccctatgtgcagtgtacacaaatgatACAATAGTGACCCCTAAATCAGGAAAACCAGGTAATGGAaattaatgtaacttttctatatatttcacaggaactattccactgaacaaaatgcattgaacacaaaggacaaaaacggtgaactttattttaagtaactATTTATTTGGCATTTggcaaaactcacaaaaacaacaaaaacagcttcaagAATTTTAATTGAaagattaatttatttgttcTCTTTAGCTTGGATAGTGAATCATCAGAACATATTCTTTTGGGAGGGGATAGcaaaaagcattttaatttgatatttaattttaatgtattattttgatatgtatttattttaatgtattaatttgataaagcattttaatttgatatttaattttaatgtattattttgatatgtatttattttaatgtattaatttgataaagcattttaatttgatatttaattttaatgtattattttgatatgtatttcttttaatgtattaatttgataaagcattttaatttgatatttaattttaatgtattatttttatatgtatttcttttaatgtattaatttgatactcattacatttaaatgtattaatttgatatttattttattttattatattttattaaatttgtcagtatcaaatggttcaatcagttggttaaaaaatgtgtataggATTACGTTTTTTATGAATTTCAGGGAATGTTATTAAAGTTTTGTTATAAGTTAATCTATGTttctatatttctttttttttttttttttttttttttctccatctctgCCTGGGGGAgcttggtctggtctgctgGAGATGGAGCCCTCatcaccaccagctctgtgggaacaaacacaagaagagggggagcagaaaaccacacaagaaccacactatttacatgctatttacaacagaaataacagaatgataacacagcaaaacacacagcactatacttaacttaaaatctgtcatatttttcttatttctttcttttttaatttttttttttttttttaatttttttgtttcacactaaaacacaagaaccacactatttacatgctatttacaacagaaataacagaataataacacagcaaaacacacagcactatacTTAACTTaaaatttgtcatatttttcttttttcttttttatttttttttttttttttttttttaatttttttgtttcacactaaaacacaagaaccacactatttacaacaaaactgcagaataataactaatacttatatgtatatatgtaatttaGGGACATTTTCAGAAGGGTCaagtgatggtgtagtggagTGTTTTGTAGGCGGCTTACATGGTTTTGCCAGACAGTAGGGGAAGCATACGCCCCCTACTGCATCCTACAGCATCTTGTTTGTCTGTTGGCTGtttgtatttgaaaataaaaatacgaaCAGGTTCAAGGAGCATATCACACACATGGGATAAGGCACTAAACAGCAGAGTAGGGTACGCACCCTGTGggggtgaaaatgtgttatattaAGTTATTGATGCAGCAAAAACAATGAATTCAAAATCTCAGATTTTTCCACAATGCATAATATATATATCATGGAATGTGTAAAGCGTTGATGAAGAATACACAAATTAGGAGATCCACAAATTCAgatcacaaacataaaatatgtttttacacatatatacatatgcaAATTAGATTGTATATGCATAAATAGTCaggcactgcaaaaaaaaagtctgaagcCCCCCCTACTGTTTGGCATTTTATCCTGTGTGTGATAAGAAGTAGGCTCACTTGTCACAatttatgctccttggacctgcTCGTTCTTGTTTTCCAAGCAGAAACAGCCATatcatgggtttcaagctatAGCTACCACCCTCTGTGGTCATACcaattaagcaattc encodes the following:
- the LOC117382297 gene encoding glutathione S-transferase omega-1-like isoform X1 translates to MITEKCLAKGSAPPGPVPKGHIRLFSMRFCPFAQRARLVLNAKGIKHEIINIHLKEKPDWFLEKNPLGLVPTLETEAGEVVSESSITCDYLDEVYPQKKLLPSTPFGKAQQKMMLEHFSKVTPYFYKITLAKKDGEDISGPVIELEEKFVRMDKDLVKKKTKFFGGDSITMIDYMMWPWFERLEAFDLKHLLDSTPELKKWYISMWEDPAVKVSSSSTENHKAFLKSAFIDGKPDYDFGL
- the LOC117382297 gene encoding glutathione S-transferase omega-1-like isoform X2, giving the protein MRFCPFAQRARLVLNAKGIKHEIINIHLKEKPDWFLEKNPLGLVPTLETEAGEVVSESSITCDYLDEVYPQKKLLPSTPFGKAQQKMMLEHFSKVTPYFYKITLAKKDGEDISGPVIELEEKFVRMDKDLVKKKTKFFGGDSITMIDYMMWPWFERLEAFDLKHLLDSTPELKKWYISMWEDPAVKVSSSSTENHKAFLKSAFIDGKPDYDFGL